In Salinigranum marinum, one DNA window encodes the following:
- the truD gene encoding tRNA pseudouridine(13) synthase TruD produces the protein MREAHLRERTVGMAYYASDGDGIGGRLRTRPEEFRVREVETVDPAPVDADPGDYAHLLIRATLHGWDTNDFAARISDAFGMSRERVSWAGTKDKHAVTTQLFSLRGVDAAALPGIDGAEIEAVGRLGRALRFGDLAGNAFVVRVSDLAVDADEARGRVDRVTEELRLVAATDDRTATDTTADERGTLVGVPNYFGHQRFGSRRPVTHRVGLHVVRGEWREAVRAYCGDPADTEPPETQAARAVVDEEAATADPDWQRALDAMPGYLRYERSMLHRLADARAGDAEGGDADEDGRFRDALEAVPSNLQRLFVNAAQSYAFNRIVSERLRRGLPLSEPVEGDVVCFADRSLDEPFAVPDTDREQRVTGRRVDIVGKHCARGRAFVTAPLVGTGTELADGEPGEIEREVLAELDLSPDAFELPGAFDSSGTRRAILVRTRLDATVDDEGATFEFALPRGAYATVLLREFLKTDPIDL, from the coding sequence ATGCGCGAGGCACACCTCCGGGAGCGGACAGTCGGGATGGCGTACTACGCGAGCGACGGGGACGGGATCGGCGGCCGTCTTCGAACCCGGCCCGAGGAGTTCCGCGTCCGGGAGGTCGAGACCGTCGATCCCGCGCCCGTCGACGCCGACCCCGGCGACTACGCGCATCTGCTGATCCGGGCGACCCTCCACGGGTGGGACACGAACGACTTCGCCGCCCGGATCTCCGACGCGTTCGGGATGAGCCGCGAGCGTGTCTCGTGGGCCGGCACGAAGGACAAACACGCCGTGACGACACAGCTGTTCTCGCTCCGGGGGGTCGACGCCGCCGCACTCCCCGGGATCGACGGCGCCGAGATCGAGGCCGTCGGGCGTCTCGGGCGCGCCCTGCGGTTCGGCGACCTCGCGGGCAACGCGTTCGTCGTTCGCGTCTCCGACCTCGCGGTCGACGCGGACGAGGCGCGCGGACGCGTCGATCGCGTCACTGAGGAACTCCGTTTGGTGGCGGCCACGGACGACAGGACCGCGACCGACACGACCGCCGACGAGCGGGGGACTCTCGTCGGCGTTCCCAACTACTTCGGCCACCAGCGGTTCGGTTCGCGCCGCCCCGTCACCCACCGCGTCGGTCTCCACGTCGTCCGCGGCGAGTGGCGCGAGGCCGTTCGTGCCTACTGTGGCGACCCCGCCGACACCGAACCGCCGGAGACGCAGGCGGCGCGTGCGGTCGTCGACGAGGAGGCCGCGACGGCCGATCCCGACTGGCAGCGGGCGCTCGACGCGATGCCGGGCTACCTGCGGTACGAGCGATCGATGCTCCACCGACTCGCCGACGCGCGAGCCGGCGACGCCGAGGGAGGCGACGCGGACGAGGACGGCCGGTTCCGGGACGCGCTCGAAGCCGTGCCGTCGAACCTCCAGCGCCTGTTCGTCAACGCCGCCCAGTCGTACGCGTTCAACCGGATCGTGAGCGAGCGGCTCCGGCGGGGACTGCCGCTCTCGGAGCCGGTCGAGGGCGACGTGGTCTGTTTCGCCGATCGATCGCTCGACGAACCGTTCGCCGTCCCCGACACCGACCGCGAACAGCGCGTCACCGGCCGCCGCGTCGACATCGTCGGGAAGCACTGCGCGCGCGGACGGGCGTTCGTCACCGCTCCGCTCGTCGGGACCGGAACCGAACTCGCCGACGGCGAACCTGGTGAGATCGAACGCGAGGTGCTCGCGGAGCTCGATCTCTCGCCCGACGCGTTCGAACTGCCCGGCGCGTTCGACTCCTCGGGGACGCGGCGGGCGATCCTCGTGCGGACGCGACTGGACGCGACCGTCGACGACGAGGGCGCGACGTTCGAGTTCGCGCTCCCCCGGGGGGCGTACGCGACGGTCCTCCTCAGGGAGTTCCTGAAAACGGACCCGATCGATCTCTGA
- the pth2 gene encoding peptidyl-tRNA hydrolase Pth2, whose protein sequence is MKQAIAARTDIGMGRGKLAAQVAHASLSAYEDASTSARTEWKGSGQKKVVLKLSGEQAVFDVASEAERLGLPNAVIRDAGHTQLDPGTVTAVAVGPAADDEVDRVTGDLSLY, encoded by the coding sequence ATGAAACAGGCCATCGCCGCCCGGACGGACATCGGAATGGGACGCGGAAAGCTCGCCGCCCAGGTCGCCCACGCGTCGCTGTCGGCGTACGAGGACGCCTCGACGTCGGCGCGCACGGAGTGGAAAGGGTCGGGCCAGAAGAAGGTCGTGCTCAAGCTGTCGGGCGAGCAGGCGGTGTTCGACGTCGCGTCGGAGGCCGAGCGCCTCGGACTCCCCAACGCGGTGATCCGCGACGCCGGCCACACCCAGCTCGACCCGGGCACCGTGACCGCCGTGGCCGTCGGCCCCGCCGCGGACGACGAGGTCGACCGCGTGACCGGCGATCTCTCGCTGTACTGA
- a CDS encoding ZIP family metal transporter encodes MVADSFTALFGSDPIVHGLVGGLVIASLNLLGAMLVFVWRDPSERAMDGALGFAAGVMLAASFTSLIIPGIETYSNGNPVPVLVGVALGAAFLDRSDVLVPHAHYLLSGRRRTDAANPGSDLPVDDDRLAGVVLFILAITLHNMPEGLAVGVGFGSGDLATAIPLMLAIGIQNIPEGFAVSVAAINAGLDRRFYAVFAGVRSGVVEIPLAVLGAYAVQTVSALLPYAMGFAAGAMLFVIMDEIVPETHIKGHERVATIGTILGAIVMLYLDISLG; translated from the coding sequence GTGGTAGCCGACAGCTTCACCGCGCTGTTCGGGTCCGATCCGATCGTGCACGGGCTCGTCGGCGGCCTCGTCATCGCCTCGCTCAACCTCCTCGGCGCGATGCTGGTGTTCGTCTGGCGGGACCCCTCCGAGCGAGCGATGGACGGCGCGCTGGGCTTCGCCGCGGGCGTGATGCTCGCGGCGAGTTTCACCAGCCTGATCATCCCCGGCATCGAGACGTACTCGAACGGTAACCCCGTCCCCGTCCTGGTCGGCGTCGCCCTCGGCGCGGCCTTTCTTGACCGGTCGGACGTGCTCGTGCCGCACGCGCACTACCTGCTCTCGGGGCGACGGCGAACCGACGCCGCGAACCCCGGAAGCGACCTCCCCGTCGACGACGACCGGCTCGCCGGCGTCGTGCTGTTCATCCTGGCGATCACGCTCCACAACATGCCCGAAGGGCTCGCGGTCGGCGTGGGGTTCGGCAGCGGCGACCTCGCGACGGCGATTCCGCTGATGCTCGCGATCGGCATTCAGAACATCCCCGAGGGGTTCGCGGTCTCCGTCGCGGCGATCAACGCCGGCCTCGACAGGCGGTTTTACGCCGTGTTCGCGGGAGTTCGCTCGGGCGTCGTCGAGATCCCCCTAGCCGTGCTCGGCGCGTACGCCGTCCAGACCGTCTCGGCGCTCCTCCCGTACGCGATGGGATTTGCCGCCGGGGCGATGCTGTTCGTCATCATGGACGAGATCGTCCCGGAGACGCATATAAAGGGCCACGAGCGCGTCGCGACCATCGGGACGATCCTCGGCGCGATCGTGATGCTGTATCTCGACATCTCGCTCGGATGA